A window of Pusillimonas sp. T7-7 contains these coding sequences:
- a CDS encoding TRAP transporter large permease produces the protein MNEALVITMLVVSIFGFLAGGVWVGLTLAGTAWLGMELFSSRPAGDAMAITIWGASSSWTLTALPLFLWMGEILFRSRLSQDLFKGLAPWLDRIPGRLLHTNIVGCAIFAAVSGSSAATCATIGKMTIPELTRRGYPQDQIIGTLAGAGTLGLLIPPSIIMIVYGVAADVSISKLFIAGIFPGMLLAGLFMGYIAIWALLHPGKIPAADQELSFFQKLYQSRHLIPVVILIAVVLGTIYTGFATATEAAAVGVIGALILSSLQGSMNWAVFKESLMGATRLYCMIALILAGAQFLTLSMGYIGLPRALAEWIASLGLSQFGLLMALMVFFVVLGCFLDGISIVVLTMGILLPTVTSAGIDLIWFGIFLVFVIEMAQITPPVGFNLFVLSGMTKKELPYLARVSLPMFLLMIAGVLILYVVPEVATWLPRNMKM, from the coding sequence ATGAATGAAGCATTGGTCATCACCATGCTGGTCGTGTCCATCTTTGGATTCCTGGCCGGCGGCGTATGGGTGGGTCTGACCCTGGCGGGCACAGCCTGGCTGGGTATGGAATTGTTTTCCAGCCGCCCGGCGGGCGATGCCATGGCCATCACCATCTGGGGAGCATCATCCAGTTGGACGCTCACCGCCCTGCCTTTATTCCTCTGGATGGGTGAAATCCTGTTCCGCTCGCGCCTGTCGCAAGACCTTTTCAAGGGGCTTGCGCCGTGGCTGGACCGGATTCCCGGCCGACTGCTGCATACCAATATCGTTGGCTGCGCCATTTTTGCCGCAGTGTCCGGCTCGTCGGCCGCCACCTGCGCCACCATAGGCAAAATGACCATTCCGGAGCTGACCAGACGGGGCTACCCTCAAGACCAAATCATCGGGACGCTTGCCGGCGCCGGTACGCTGGGTCTGCTCATACCGCCCTCCATCATCATGATTGTCTATGGCGTGGCGGCCGATGTCTCGATTTCCAAGCTGTTCATTGCCGGTATTTTTCCAGGCATGTTGCTGGCGGGGCTGTTCATGGGTTATATCGCCATCTGGGCCCTGTTGCACCCCGGGAAAATTCCCGCCGCAGACCAGGAACTGAGCTTTTTCCAAAAGCTATACCAGTCCCGCCACCTGATCCCCGTGGTTATTCTTATTGCTGTGGTGCTGGGCACTATTTATACAGGTTTTGCCACAGCCACTGAAGCCGCCGCTGTCGGCGTCATAGGTGCACTTATCCTGTCGTCCCTGCAAGGCTCCATGAACTGGGCGGTGTTCAAAGAATCGCTAATGGGCGCGACACGGCTTTATTGTATGATTGCCCTGATTCTCGCCGGCGCACAGTTCCTGACCTTATCCATGGGTTATATAGGCTTGCCGCGCGCCCTGGCCGAATGGATAGCCTCGCTGGGGCTCTCGCAGTTCGGACTGCTCATGGCCCTGATGGTCTTTTTCGTTGTGCTGGGTTGCTTTCTGGACGGCATTTCCATAGTGGTGCTTACCATGGGCATACTGCTGCCCACCGTAACCTCGGCCGGCATAGACTTGATCTGGTTCGGCATTTTCCTGGTCTTTGTTATTGAAATGGCCCAGATCACGCCGCCGGTGGGGTTCAACCTGTTCGTGCTGTCAGGCATGACCAAAAAAGAACTGCCCTATCTCGCCCGTGTGTCCTTGCCCATGTTCCTGCTGATGATAGCTGGCGTGCTTATACTTTACGTCGTCCCTGAAGTCGCCACATGGTTGCCCCGCAACATGAAAATGTAG
- a CDS encoding TRAP transporter small permease, which yields MRRFLDKLYLVSGGLAAVFTVGVLVAVSMSIITRQLGVHIGGLDAYAGYSMAAAGFLALAHTFKSGEHIRVTLILSSLPAKGRMRLDLCALVIACIIAANLCWFSFKLVLDSYAYSDISTSDDATPLWIPQISMAVGALIFFIAILDETIRRYKGIPETVQSEEAHYE from the coding sequence ATGCGCCGCTTTCTCGACAAACTTTATCTTGTGAGCGGCGGCCTGGCCGCCGTTTTCACTGTAGGTGTTCTGGTGGCGGTCTCTATGTCCATCATCACTCGCCAATTGGGAGTCCACATAGGCGGCCTTGATGCCTATGCCGGCTATTCCATGGCTGCGGCAGGTTTTCTTGCGCTGGCACATACCTTCAAAAGCGGCGAGCACATACGGGTCACGCTGATCTTGTCTTCATTGCCTGCCAAAGGACGCATGCGGCTGGATCTTTGCGCACTGGTCATTGCCTGCATCATTGCAGCCAACCTGTGCTGGTTCAGCTTCAAGCTGGTGCTTGACTCCTACGCCTATAGCGATATATCGACCAGCGACGACGCCACACCTTTATGGATACCGCAGATATCGATGGCTGTCGGTGCACTGATCTTCTTTATTGCCATTCTGGACGAGACCATCCGACGATATAAAGGCATTCCTGAAACCGTCCAGAGCGAAGAAGCACACTATGAATGA
- a CDS encoding TRAP transporter substrate-binding protein, with translation MKKTLALLTVAGAALTLNAQAATKWDLPSAYPASNLHTQNLEQFVKDVKELSKGELEITLHHSASLYKAPEIKRAVQGNQAQIGEILLTNYANEDPIYALDGLPFLATGYDAAWKLYQAQKDLLNKKLESQGMTLLYTVAWPPQGIFANKDIKTVKDLEGVKWRAYSPVTARIAELVGAQPVTIQQSELAQAMATGVVDAFMTSGSTGWDTKTYEYIKKFYDTQAWLPKNALIVNKKAFDSLDENSKKALLEAGAAAEKRGWALSKEKTQWYLDKLAENGMEIIKPSAELMSGLDKVGDTMLEEWIKRAGPDGQQVIDKFQAK, from the coding sequence ATGAAGAAGACGCTAGCTTTGCTTACGGTAGCAGGTGCTGCTTTGACGCTCAACGCACAGGCCGCCACCAAATGGGATCTGCCCAGTGCCTATCCGGCATCCAATCTACACACCCAAAACCTTGAGCAGTTCGTCAAAGACGTCAAGGAACTGTCCAAGGGTGAACTCGAGATCACGCTGCATCACAGTGCCTCTTTGTACAAGGCGCCTGAAATCAAGCGCGCCGTTCAAGGCAACCAAGCGCAGATCGGTGAAATCCTGCTTACCAACTACGCCAACGAAGATCCTATTTACGCGCTTGACGGTCTTCCGTTCCTGGCCACCGGCTACGATGCCGCCTGGAAGCTCTATCAGGCCCAGAAAGACCTGCTCAACAAAAAACTTGAATCACAGGGCATGACCCTGCTGTATACCGTGGCCTGGCCGCCTCAAGGCATTTTCGCCAATAAAGATATCAAAACGGTCAAAGACCTTGAAGGGGTCAAATGGCGTGCCTACAGCCCCGTTACCGCGCGCATCGCCGAACTGGTTGGCGCCCAGCCCGTAACGATCCAGCAATCTGAACTGGCCCAGGCCATGGCCACGGGTGTTGTCGATGCCTTCATGACTTCGGGCTCCACCGGCTGGGACACCAAAACCTATGAATACATCAAAAAGTTCTACGACACTCAGGCCTGGCTGCCCAAGAACGCGCTCATCGTCAATAAAAAGGCCTTCGACAGCCTCGACGAAAACAGCAAGAAGGCCCTGCTGGAAGCCGGCGCCGCCGCTGAAAAACGCGGCTGGGCATTATCCAAGGAAAAAACCCAGTGGTATCTGGACAAGCTGGCCGAGAATGGCATGGAAATCATCAAGCCCAGCGCCGAACTCATGAGCGGCCTGGACAAAGTCGGCGACACCATGCTCGAAGAATGGATCAAGCGTGCCGGACCCGATGGCCAGCAAGTCATTGATAAATTCCAGGCCAAATAA
- a CDS encoding M23 family metallopeptidase gives MQSILMRYPFLLIVTAGLLLPALASAQGYISRLLNHPVPGGVAVVDLGLANESPRVFYKDDRVMVLRDSDDTWIAVVGIDLKTEVGPQHIQVEGSQGKRKLEFQVRAKKYKAQHIKLKNKSHVNPDPAQTRRFEREYKEQIQAYGNFRTAGPSNVSLDKPVNGRLSSPFGLRRFFNGEERNPHSGLDFAVPAGTPVKAPADGVVTIVADYFFNGKTIFIDHGQGFITMYCHLSGFQVEPGQEVRRGQVIGLVGATGRATGPHLHWNVSLNSTRVDPAIFINAFKP, from the coding sequence ATGCAATCCATCCTTATGCGTTATCCATTCCTTTTGATCGTGACAGCGGGTCTGCTACTGCCGGCGCTGGCCAGTGCACAGGGCTATATCAGCCGCTTGTTGAACCATCCTGTTCCTGGCGGCGTTGCCGTGGTCGATCTGGGGCTGGCCAATGAGTCGCCCCGTGTTTTCTACAAAGACGATAGGGTCATGGTCTTGCGCGATAGTGATGATACCTGGATTGCCGTGGTGGGCATAGATCTGAAAACCGAGGTCGGGCCGCAGCACATACAAGTAGAAGGCAGCCAGGGTAAACGTAAGCTCGAATTCCAGGTGCGCGCCAAGAAATATAAGGCTCAGCATATCAAGCTCAAGAACAAAAGCCATGTGAATCCCGACCCGGCGCAAACCCGGCGTTTCGAGCGCGAATACAAAGAGCAGATTCAGGCCTATGGTAATTTTCGCACTGCAGGGCCCAGCAATGTATCACTGGACAAGCCCGTCAATGGGCGTCTGTCCAGCCCTTTTGGGCTAAGGCGCTTCTTTAATGGAGAAGAGCGTAACCCACATTCCGGATTGGATTTTGCCGTGCCTGCAGGTACCCCGGTAAAAGCGCCGGCCGATGGGGTCGTGACCATCGTGGCTGATTACTTCTTTAACGGCAAAACCATTTTCATTGATCATGGGCAGGGCTTCATTACCATGTACTGCCACTTGTCGGGCTTTCAGGTAGAGCCTGGGCAGGAGGTCCGTCGGGGCCAGGTCATTGGGCTGGTGGGTGCAACAGGCCGAGCAACCGGTCCGCATTTGCACTGGAATGTAAGCTTGAACAGTACGCGCGTCGATCCAGCCATTTTCATCAATGCCTTTAAACCCTGA
- a CDS encoding bifunctional (p)ppGpp synthetase/guanosine-3',5'-bis(diphosphate) 3'-pyrophosphohydrolase: protein MAFSVLRGASSGLLAALKKGPRLRRRKSAKKQGQLPAPHEAPNTIASLDPLTKIVSQYLKPKEVERIKEAYRFADQAHLGQFRASGEPYISHPITVTEICAGWKLDADSLMAALLHDVIEDQGISKQELAEKFGTDVSEIVDGLSKLDRLEFATKAEQQAESFRKMLLAMARDVRVILIKLADRLHNMRTLGAVAPEKRRRIARETLEIYTPIAHRLGLNALFRELQDLCFQAIHPNRYQVLHKAMLAARGNRREVLGKITDAVRVALPAAGIEAEVSGREKSLYSIYTKMVEQKKTFSDVLDIYGFRVIVHTLPECYLALGTLHQLYRPVPGKFKDYIAIPKLNGYQSLHTTLVGPYGTPVEFQFRTRDMDHIAEEGVASHWLYKDDDVSLNDLQKRTHQWLQSLLDIQSQTGDSGEFLEHVKVDLFPDAVYVFTPQGKIISLPRGATPVDFAYTIHTDIGNQAVASKINGEFAPLRTELKSGDAVEIITSPASRPSTQWLNYVRTGRARSEIRHYLRTVKYEESVAFGQRLLKQAFKQLNLNQPADDDPEWEKLAKGSGASSRDEILADIGLGKRLAAVVARRFAPENPILATTAAAVDELTSSSSAPIVIHGNEGQAVQLAPCCGPLPGDAIIGGIRLGHGLVVHMEECAVAQRQRAREPERWIPVVWDANTARHLTTRLDVTVTNERGVLGRLAAEITAAESNIMHLSMPDDAATTGLLHLTVQVDNRKHLAQVIRAIRHVPQVQKIVRVKG, encoded by the coding sequence ATGGCGTTTTCTGTCCTTCGTGGTGCTTCTTCGGGTCTGCTGGCCGCACTCAAGAAAGGCCCACGGCTGCGCCGGCGCAAGTCGGCTAAAAAGCAGGGGCAGCTTCCAGCGCCGCATGAAGCACCCAACACCATAGCCTCGCTCGACCCGCTAACAAAAATTGTCAGCCAGTACCTGAAACCGAAAGAAGTCGAGCGCATCAAAGAGGCCTATCGCTTTGCCGATCAGGCCCATCTGGGTCAGTTCCGCGCCAGCGGCGAACCTTATATCTCCCACCCGATCACCGTTACCGAAATTTGCGCGGGCTGGAAGCTCGATGCCGACTCGCTGATGGCCGCGTTATTGCACGACGTCATAGAAGACCAGGGCATCAGCAAACAGGAACTGGCCGAAAAATTCGGCACTGATGTTTCGGAAATAGTCGATGGCTTATCCAAGCTCGACAGGCTTGAATTCGCAACCAAGGCCGAGCAGCAGGCTGAAAGCTTTCGCAAGATGCTGCTGGCCATGGCGCGCGACGTACGCGTCATTCTCATCAAGCTGGCCGACCGCCTGCACAATATGCGCACCCTGGGTGCAGTGGCGCCTGAAAAGCGCCGGCGCATAGCACGCGAAACCCTTGAGATTTATACACCGATCGCACATCGACTGGGTTTGAATGCTCTGTTTCGTGAACTCCAGGATCTCTGTTTTCAGGCTATCCATCCTAACCGCTACCAGGTGCTGCACAAGGCCATGCTGGCCGCCCGGGGCAATCGGCGTGAAGTTCTGGGCAAGATCACCGATGCAGTACGCGTTGCTCTGCCCGCGGCCGGCATCGAAGCCGAAGTAAGCGGCCGTGAAAAATCGCTATACAGCATCTACACCAAGATGGTCGAGCAAAAAAAGACCTTCTCAGATGTGCTCGACATCTACGGTTTTCGCGTCATCGTACATACGCTGCCAGAGTGCTATTTGGCCCTGGGCACATTGCACCAGCTATATCGCCCGGTGCCAGGAAAATTCAAAGACTACATTGCCATTCCCAAACTGAACGGCTACCAGTCGCTGCACACAACGTTGGTGGGGCCTTATGGCACTCCGGTTGAGTTCCAGTTTCGCACGCGCGACATGGACCACATTGCCGAGGAAGGCGTCGCTTCGCATTGGTTATACAAAGACGACGATGTCTCTTTAAACGATTTGCAAAAGCGCACGCACCAATGGCTGCAATCACTGCTCGACATACAAAGCCAGACAGGTGATTCAGGCGAATTTCTGGAGCACGTCAAGGTCGACCTGTTCCCCGATGCAGTCTACGTGTTCACGCCGCAAGGCAAGATTATTTCCCTGCCGCGCGGCGCCACGCCCGTCGACTTCGCCTACACCATCCACACTGACATCGGCAATCAGGCCGTCGCATCAAAAATCAATGGTGAGTTCGCTCCATTGCGCACAGAGCTCAAAAGCGGTGATGCAGTCGAAATCATCACCTCGCCTGCTTCCAGGCCCAGCACCCAATGGCTTAATTATGTCCGTACCGGCCGGGCCCGCTCCGAAATTCGCCATTATCTGCGTACCGTCAAGTACGAAGAATCTGTGGCCTTCGGCCAGCGTCTGCTCAAGCAGGCCTTCAAGCAATTGAATCTGAACCAGCCCGCCGACGACGATCCTGAATGGGAAAAACTGGCCAAAGGTTCCGGCGCCAGTTCCCGAGACGAAATCCTGGCCGACATCGGGCTGGGCAAACGCCTGGCGGCTGTCGTGGCACGGCGTTTTGCTCCTGAAAACCCCATTCTGGCCACCACAGCAGCCGCTGTAGACGAACTCACCTCATCAAGCAGCGCGCCCATTGTCATACACGGCAATGAAGGCCAGGCGGTTCAGCTGGCCCCTTGCTGCGGCCCTTTGCCTGGCGACGCCATCATTGGCGGCATACGCCTGGGGCATGGCTTGGTCGTGCACATGGAAGAATGCGCCGTGGCTCAGCGACAGCGCGCCCGCGAACCGGAACGCTGGATTCCTGTCGTGTGGGACGCCAACACAGCAAGGCACCTGACCACCCGTCTTGACGTTACCGTGACCAACGAGCGCGGAGTGCTGGGGCGGCTGGCCGCTGAAATCACCGCTGCCGAATCCAACATCATGCACTTGAGCATGCCCGATGATGCCGCCACCACCGGCCTGCTGCACCTCACGGTGCAGGTCGATAATCGCAAGCATCTGGCCCAAGTCATACGTGCCATACGTCATGTGCCCCAGGTGCAGAAAATCGTGCGGGTCAAGGGTTAA
- the rpoZ gene encoding DNA-directed RNA polymerase subunit omega, whose translation MARITVEDCLGHIPNRFNLTLAATYRARELAQGHEPRLDSKNKPTVTALREIAAGVTGLEMLRKVPT comes from the coding sequence ATGGCTCGCATTACTGTTGAAGACTGCCTGGGGCATATCCCCAACCGCTTTAACCTGACTCTGGCCGCCACTTATCGCGCACGCGAGCTGGCACAGGGCCACGAACCACGCCTAGACAGCAAGAACAAGCCAACCGTCACCGCTCTACGCGAAATAGCCGCTGGTGTAACCGGCCTGGAAATGCTGCGCAAAGTCCCAACCTGA
- the gmk gene encoding guanylate kinase, giving the protein MSSHSGNIFMVVAPSGAGKSSLVNALLAEDPTLVLSISCTTRKARPGEEADKHYRFVSHEQFKALQEQNALLEWAEVHGNFYGTPRDRIDAALNQGQDVLLEIDWQGARQVREHFPQAVGIFILPPSIEALELRLTKRGQDAPQVISRRLLAAGSEMSHASECQYVIINQEFSLALQQLAQIVAATRLRYPAQAQRHTELFSQLGISKTVA; this is encoded by the coding sequence ATGTCGTCTCATTCTGGCAATATTTTCATGGTGGTGGCCCCCAGCGGCGCAGGCAAATCCAGCCTGGTCAATGCCCTGCTGGCCGAAGATCCCACTCTGGTGCTGTCTATATCATGCACCACCCGCAAGGCCCGTCCCGGCGAAGAAGCCGACAAGCACTATCGCTTCGTCAGCCATGAGCAGTTCAAGGCACTGCAAGAACAGAATGCCTTGCTGGAATGGGCCGAGGTGCATGGAAACTTCTACGGCACACCCCGTGACCGCATCGATGCTGCGCTCAACCAGGGCCAGGACGTTCTGCTGGAAATTGACTGGCAAGGCGCACGCCAGGTGCGCGAGCATTTTCCCCAAGCGGTTGGTATTTTTATTTTGCCTCCGTCCATCGAGGCTCTGGAGCTGCGTCTGACCAAGCGCGGACAAGACGCGCCTCAGGTCATTTCCCGTCGTCTGTTGGCTGCGGGAAGCGAAATGTCGCATGCTTCAGAGTGTCAATATGTTATTATTAATCAAGAATTTAGCTTGGCATTGCAGCAACTGGCGCAAATTGTTGCCGCCACACGCCTGCGTTACCCTGCTCAAGCGCAGCGCCACACAGAACTCTTTTCACAACTAGGCATCAGCAAAACTGTTGCCTGA
- a CDS encoding class I SAM-dependent methyltransferase: protein MMQRVLRLRQARQVSDYLKKLAPGVFLQEFCARPGTVGAICPSSRFLAHRMAREVAHYKDGLIIELGPGTGVVTKALLKQGVAPERLLVVEYSNRFVQRLRKQFPHVTIVHGNAADLCQIVPKGVKVSAIVSSLPLCSLPEAVTQSIVQQWQRLLHDSGIAVQFTYNLHRPKWHRHIQARQTGSSVVWANLPPAKVATFSFHTIKLSPPHHEHPPAEHPN, encoded by the coding sequence ATGATGCAACGGGTGTTGAGGTTAAGGCAGGCAAGGCAAGTATCGGATTACCTGAAAAAGCTGGCGCCGGGTGTCTTTCTCCAGGAGTTTTGTGCCCGGCCAGGCACTGTAGGCGCGATCTGTCCCAGCTCACGCTTTCTTGCCCACCGCATGGCGCGTGAAGTTGCGCATTATAAAGATGGGTTGATTATTGAACTGGGGCCTGGCACGGGTGTCGTCACCAAAGCATTGCTGAAACAAGGTGTTGCTCCTGAACGCCTGCTGGTGGTCGAGTATTCAAATCGATTTGTACAACGCCTGCGCAAACAATTTCCCCATGTCACTATCGTGCACGGCAATGCAGCGGATCTGTGCCAGATTGTGCCCAAAGGCGTTAAAGTTTCCGCCATTGTTTCCAGCCTGCCTCTATGCTCGTTACCCGAAGCCGTCACGCAATCGATTGTGCAACAATGGCAGCGTCTGCTTCATGACTCAGGCATAGCCGTCCAGTTCACGTACAATCTGCACAGGCCTAAATGGCATAGGCATATCCAGGCCAGGCAAACCGGCTCCAGCGTAGTCTGGGCCAACCTGCCCCCCGCCAAGGTAGCCACTTTCTCGTTTCACACCATCAAGCTTTCTCCACCACACCATGAGCACCCACCCGCAGAGCACCCTAATTGA
- the xth gene encoding exodeoxyribonuclease III: protein MKLATWNVNSLKVRLPQVLDWLENSPVEALCLQELKLTDDKFPIDAFTEAGYQACWAGQKTYNGVAIITKVPGTDIQRNLPGFEDHQQRIIATTLPSPVGDVRVICAYCPNGQAVGSDKYEYKLKWFLALQEWLEQELQRYPRLAILGDYNVAPHNDDVHDPKKWEGDVLVSEPERAAFNALLSLGLTDSFREFEQEEKSFTWWDYRRFAFRRNAGLRIDHVLLSDALKPYCSACVIDKAPRNNEQPSDHTPVIATLDFNRS, encoded by the coding sequence GTGAAGCTAGCAACATGGAACGTCAACTCGCTGAAAGTCCGCCTGCCGCAAGTGCTGGACTGGCTGGAAAACTCACCTGTAGAAGCACTGTGCTTGCAGGAATTGAAACTGACTGACGACAAGTTCCCCATCGATGCATTTACCGAGGCCGGCTACCAAGCCTGCTGGGCTGGCCAGAAAACCTATAACGGGGTAGCCATCATTACCAAAGTGCCAGGTACCGACATACAGCGCAATCTGCCCGGCTTCGAAGATCACCAGCAGCGTATTATTGCCACGACACTACCCAGCCCGGTTGGCGATGTCCGGGTTATCTGCGCTTACTGCCCCAATGGGCAGGCGGTTGGTAGCGATAAATACGAATACAAGCTCAAGTGGTTCCTGGCCTTGCAAGAGTGGCTGGAGCAAGAGTTGCAACGGTACCCCCGATTGGCTATTTTGGGCGATTACAACGTTGCTCCCCACAACGATGATGTGCACGACCCTAAGAAATGGGAAGGCGATGTATTGGTATCGGAACCCGAACGGGCAGCATTCAACGCCCTGCTCTCGCTGGGCCTGACCGACTCATTTCGCGAGTTCGAACAAGAAGAAAAATCGTTTACCTGGTGGGACTATCGCCGCTTTGCCTTTCGCCGCAATGCCGGCCTGCGCATAGACCACGTTCTGCTGTCTGATGCCTTAAAGCCCTATTGCTCGGCCTGCGTCATAGACAAGGCACCCAGAAACAACGAACAGCCATCAGATCACACGCCGGTTATTGCCACACTGGACTTTAATCGTTCATAA
- a CDS encoding acetyl-CoA C-acyltransferase family protein, translating into MEEVVVVGACRTAIGDFGGGLKDVPPCDLGAAVVRAVLDRSNIPAAEVGHVVFGHVINTEPRDMYLSRVASMQAGITHETPAFNVNRLCGSGLQAIISAAQSLMLGDTEVAIGAGAESMSRAPYSVPAHRWGGRMGNSTMVDMMTGALADPFENTHMGVTAENVAKKYSISRDEQDALALLSHQRAEAAITQGYFKEQIVPIVQKTRRGDVIFDTDEHVRMGANAENFSKLKPVFIKENGTVTAGNASGLNDGAGAVLLMTARQAQARGLAPMAKLISYGHAGVDPQYMGIGPVPATRIALKKAGLSIDQMDVIEANEAFAAQACAVIKGLEMDPAKVNPNGSGISLGHPIGATGAIITVKALHELNRIQGRYALVTMCIGGGQGIAAIFERV; encoded by the coding sequence ATGGAAGAAGTAGTTGTAGTTGGAGCTTGCCGCACTGCTATCGGAGACTTTGGCGGAGGTCTGAAAGACGTGCCCCCCTGCGATTTGGGCGCTGCGGTGGTCAGGGCAGTGCTGGATCGCAGCAATATTCCCGCTGCAGAGGTCGGCCACGTTGTTTTCGGTCACGTCATCAACACCGAGCCGCGCGATATGTATCTGTCGCGAGTCGCATCCATGCAGGCGGGCATTACCCACGAAACACCTGCCTTCAATGTCAATCGCCTATGCGGATCCGGGCTGCAGGCCATTATTTCCGCTGCGCAGTCCTTGATGCTGGGTGATACCGAAGTGGCGATCGGAGCTGGCGCTGAAAGCATGAGCCGCGCGCCGTACAGCGTTCCGGCGCATCGTTGGGGCGGCCGCATGGGCAACAGCACCATGGTCGACATGATGACGGGCGCGCTGGCTGATCCGTTTGAAAACACGCATATGGGCGTGACTGCTGAAAACGTGGCCAAGAAATACTCCATCAGCCGCGACGAACAGGACGCACTGGCCCTGCTGTCGCATCAGCGCGCAGAGGCGGCGATCACGCAGGGCTATTTCAAGGAGCAGATTGTTCCCATCGTGCAAAAAACCCGTCGTGGCGATGTGATATTCGATACCGACGAACATGTGCGCATGGGTGCGAACGCCGAGAACTTTTCCAAGCTCAAGCCTGTATTCATCAAGGAAAACGGCACGGTTACCGCAGGCAATGCATCAGGCCTGAACGATGGCGCCGGCGCCGTACTGCTCATGACGGCACGGCAAGCCCAGGCCAGGGGGCTGGCGCCCATGGCCAAGCTGATCTCGTATGGCCATGCCGGTGTTGATCCGCAATACATGGGTATTGGTCCTGTGCCAGCCACCCGCATTGCACTGAAAAAGGCCGGCTTGAGCATAGACCAGATGGATGTCATCGAGGCCAATGAGGCATTTGCGGCGCAGGCATGCGCGGTGATCAAAGGCCTGGAAATGGATCCGGCCAAGGTCAATCCCAACGGCAGCGGCATCAGCCTGGGCCACCCGATAGGCGCGACCGGCGCCATCATTACCGTCAAAGCCTTGCACGAACTGAATCGCATTCAGGGCCGGTATGCGCTGGTGACCATGTGCATAGGCGGCGGTCAGGGTATTGCCGCGATCTTCGAACGTGTTTGA
- a CDS encoding spermidine synthase: MSELDGIRYLHFGTEWVQGAMQVAKPAELVLAYTQQMMAWLLFLEPAKTDTVGILGLGAGSLLRYTLKHTPASVVTVEWNPAVTAVCRAYFRLPESRRSSIDHCDAGLWVKQSQSINRCTALMVDLYDAYAQGPVRDSLEFYQGCYRSLAETGVMSVNLFGDHSSFAPNIQNIRDAFDGRVLELPEIDAGNRIVLAFKGPLLDVTARQFLLRAEEVESKYGLPGRRWAKELLSQRPGRSMTV; encoded by the coding sequence TTGTCGGAGCTGGACGGTATTCGCTACCTGCACTTTGGTACTGAATGGGTGCAAGGGGCGATGCAGGTGGCAAAACCTGCCGAGCTGGTGCTGGCCTATACGCAGCAGATGATGGCTTGGCTGCTGTTTCTTGAGCCGGCCAAAACAGACACGGTGGGTATTTTGGGTTTGGGCGCAGGCTCTTTGCTTCGATACACGCTCAAGCATACGCCGGCGTCGGTGGTTACGGTGGAGTGGAATCCGGCGGTCACGGCCGTGTGCCGCGCGTACTTCCGCTTGCCGGAATCACGCAGATCCAGCATTGATCATTGCGATGCTGGCCTGTGGGTGAAACAAAGCCAGAGCATCAATCGATGCACTGCACTCATGGTCGATTTGTATGACGCTTATGCGCAAGGTCCTGTGCGTGACTCGCTTGAGTTCTACCAGGGCTGCTATCGCAGCCTGGCCGAAACCGGCGTCATGTCCGTGAATCTGTTTGGCGACCATAGCAGTTTTGCGCCCAACATCCAGAATATCCGTGATGCCTTTGATGGTCGGGTGCTGGAGCTGCCCGAGATAGATGCCGGCAACCGCATTGTGCTTGCATTCAAAGGACCTTTGCTTGATGTGACAGCCCGGCAGTTTCTGTTGCGTGCCGAAGAGGTCGAGTCCAAATACGGTTTGCCTGGGCGTCGTTGGGCCAAAGAGCTGTTGTCCCAGAGGCCTGGCCGGTCAATGACGGTATAG